The Fusarium falciforme chromosome 7, complete sequence genome window below encodes:
- a CDS encoding Branched-chain-amino-acid aminotransferase, translating into MIVLWNAVQSRQAAIHFQPSNMTAGPKSNGTNGVGPAPLNSKLLQTTLVAPANEAPVPAGDDPVRRSQKCTTSHMLVVNWTKDAGWAAPTIKPYGNFSMAPTSSVLHYGTECFEGLKLYRGSDMKLRLFRPDLNCARLRLSSLRGGLPDFDPDELLKLMEAFVRVDGERWLPEPGTFLYLRPAIIGTSAALGVSRPAEATLFLVAVLFPQFGQAGPGLKLLCSLGQVRAWPGGFGNAKLGANYAPSLVAQEEANAQGFIQVLWLFGPDDNVTEAGASNFFVITRNKETGLLELITAPLGDIILDGVTRRSVLELTRERLEKPSKNIQPLVAVERPLTMAEMVQASNEGRLLEAFVTGTAFFVAPVGMIRYKDTDINIGHKTEDGDLVAPYTLMLRNWLKDIMYGNEPHAWGRVQGKAV; encoded by the exons ATGATTGTCTTGTGGAATGCCGTTCAATCTCGCCAAGCAGCCATTCACTTTCAGCCCTCCAACATGACAGCAGGACCAAAGTCAAATGGCACCAATGGTGTTGGCCCAGCGCCCTTGAACTCGAAGCTACTCCAGACGACCCTCGTCGCTCCGGCTAATGAAGCTCCAGTCCCGGCGGGTGATGACCCGGTTCGACGATCCCAGAAGTGCACCACTAGCCACATGCTGGTTGTGAACTGGACAAAAGATGCTGGATGGGCAGCACCTACCATCAAGCCGTATGGGAACTTTTCCATGGCCCCGACGAGTAGTGTTCTGCATTACGGGACTGAGTGCTTT GAAGGGTTGAAGCTGTATCGTGGGTCTGATATGAAGCTCCGCTTATTCAGGCCTGATCTTAATTGCGCCCGACTTCGGCTATCCTCCCTACGCGGTGGTCTTCCCGACTTTGACCCCGATGaacttctcaagctcatggAGGCCTTTGTCCGCGTTGACGGAGAACGATGGCTTCCTGAACCGGGAACGTTCCTCTACCTTCGCCCTGCAATCATTGGAACCAGTGCTGCTCTAGGGGTTAGCCGCCCCGCTGAGGCCACACTGTTTCTCGTCGCAGTTCTATTCCCACAATTTGGGCAGGCTGGGCCTGGTCTCAAGCTACTTTGCTCTTTGGGACAGGTCAGAGCCTGGCCTGGTGGATTCGGAAACGCCAAG CTTGGTGCCAACTACGCCCCATCTCTAGTCGCACAGGAAGAGGCCAACGCACAAGGATTCATCCAGGTTTTATGGCTATTCGGACCCGACGATAATGTCACCGAGGCCGGTGCAAGTAACTTCTTTGTTATTACTCGCAACAAGGAAACGGGGCTGCTGGAGCTCATCACGGCACCGCTGGGTGATATTATCCTTGATGGCGTAACCCGTCGAAGCGTTCTTGAGCTTACTAGGGAGAGACTTGAGAAGCCTTCAAAAAATATCCAGCCTTTGGTCGCAGTGGAGCGACCCTTGACAATGGCAGAGATGGTACAGGCTTCCAACGAGGGCAGACTGTTGGAAGCGTTCGTGACTGGTACTGCT TTCTTTGTGGCTCCAGTTGGTATGATTAGGTACAAGGACACCGACATTAATATCGGTCACAAGACTGAAGATGGTGATCTTGTGGCGCCTTACacgttgatgttgaggaaCTGGCTTAAAGATATCATGTACGGGAATGAGCCACATGCCTGGGGCCGAGTGCAAGGCAAGGCTGTGTGA